One genomic window of Lytechinus variegatus isolate NC3 chromosome 1, Lvar_3.0, whole genome shotgun sequence includes the following:
- the LOC121418553 gene encoding sugar transporter SWEET1-like, with protein sequence MDFQSALSLSATISTIGLFLTGIQICMKIRSQGNTKNISIFPFIAGIINTVLWTKYGVLIKDQTVIFTNGVGIILQTVYTLVYYLNTNDKKNVHSKLLYTSLILYPTLGAVKFMDISAATAIHYIGLASSFATVLMYAAPLSVVAQVIKTKSTEALPFPLSFVGLLVSLQWFLYGRLVQDSFIQIPNFMGLLLGAFQMSLFIRYPGPSRKYDLSGPSSVI encoded by the exons ATGGATTTTCAATCTGCACTGTCTTTATCTGCAACCATTTCTACCATTGGTCTGTTTTTGACTGGCAT ACAAATTTGCATGAAGATCAGATCACAGGGTAATACCAAGAACATCTCCATTTTCCCATTCATCGCAGGTATCATAAA CACAGTGTTATGGACCAAGTATGGTGTACTGATAAAGGATCAGACAGTCATTTTTACCAATGGAGTTGGTATTATTCTTCAAACGGTTTACACACTTGTCTATTACTTAAACACAAATGATAAG AAGAATGTGCATTCCAAGCTCCTATACACAAGCCTGATCTTGTATCCAACACTAGGGGCTGTGAAATTCATGGACATATCAGCAGCAACAGCCATTCACTACATAGGCTTAGCATCCTCATTCGCAACAGTACTCATGTATGCAGCACCTCTTAGTGTAGTG GCTCAGGTCATCAAAACCAAAAGTACTGAGGCCCTCCCCTTTCCTCTATCATTTGTGGGATTGCTAGTATCGTTGCAGTGGTTCTTGTATGGACGTCTTGTCCAGGACTCATTTATTCAG ATTCCCAACTTCATGGGTCTGCTCCTGGGCGCATTTCAAATGTCTCTCTTTATTCGATATCCTGGCCCCTCTCGGAAATACGACCTCTCGGGACCATCGAGTGTCATTTGA
- the LOC121431262 gene encoding uncharacterized protein LOC121431262: MSAITKWTRLIETSLQLLGIFYPRPITIKKKCDQCVMWEVRGGGLDDYDDDDASRNSHDDGRVPNVFDEDFVSPFEIHGCNGSPLPTRVHGRGRERASSQCTNDQEIGGRAQRSSRSVECEVCKSLAWDGDARPLPTSETGHGPRHRYIGSLISFFTMTILTAATLYLAWINITKYFGKKDQIMHLTSYFSFLGIIGSVPLICFYSHLVNLFNGNRCPSPSTNEFKPQLRSWPTILHQDFVMRRLQYLSNASTRSRGRSPDGTWFIVAGGVWIMIDAAFKIALGSLIEHRHGLWEFQSTLVSFLFLVFVAFCAFLFLMRRSFENEMEVDLAFIVKHKKRLDFCRGRLSETYRDFQIFNYVIHYWMLFTVNLATLGLAVHLSWNYQALHNAQTTQESITINVMNAHIFSEKIVVFILPLLALRGINLAHLWRHFRRALSSLRQSEYDLCIDGMIRHLEDLKCFGDCCGGAGNFNTLLTLAIWYYGMKIGSQDWKYYDFLGTSEIGLNTPNP, encoded by the exons ATGAGTGCAATAACGAAATGGACCCGTTTGATCGAGACCAGCCTCCAGTTGTTGGGTATTTTTTACCCCCGCCCCATTACAATTAAGAAGAAATGCGACCAATGCGTGATGTGGGAAGTTCGAGGAGGTGGGCTGGACGATTACGATGACGACGACGCAAGCAGGAATTCGCACGATGACGGTAGAGTACCCAACGTTTTCGACGAAGATTTTGTCTCACCTTTCGAAATCCATGGTTGCAACGGCTCGCCTTTGCCTACTCGAGTCCATGGTCGCGGTCGAGAACGAGCGAGTTCTCAGTGTACCAATGACCAAGAAATCGGAGGCAGAGCGCAACGATCATCACGCTCTGTGGAATGTGAAGTTTGTAAGAGTTTGGCTTGGGACGGCGATGCCAGGCCTCTTCCGACAAGTGAAACAG GTCATGGTCCCAGGCACCGTTACATTGGAAGTCTCATCTCATTTTTTACCATGACAATCCTAACGGCGGCCACTTTATATCTTGCTTGGATCAATATTACGAAGTATTTCGGCAAGAAAGACCAGATCATGCACCTGACGTCGTATTTCTCATTCCTTGGTATTATAGGATCCGTTCCCCTCATTTGCTTCTATTCGCACCTTGTAAATCTTTTCAATG GTAATCGGTGTCCTTCCCCATCCACGAATGAGTTCAAGCCCCAACTACGGAGTTGGCCAACGATCCTCCATCAGGACTTCGTCATGCGCAGACTCCAGTATCTGTCCAATGCATCCACACGAAGTCGTGGTCGATCACCAGACGGCACCTGGTTCATTGTTGCTGGCGGTGTATGGATCATGATCGATGCCGCCTTCAAGATCGCACTCGGTTCCCTCATCGAACACCGTCATGGACTCTGGGAATTCCAATCGACGCTCGTGTCTTTCTTATTCCTCGTTTTTGTCGCTTTCTGTGCCTTTCTGTTCCTCATGAGGAGATCATTTGAAAACGAAATGGAGGTCGACCTCGCTTTTATCgtcaaacataagaaaag GTTGGATTTTTGCCGAGGGCGTCTATCCGAAACCTATCGCGACTTCCAAATCTTCAACTACGTCATTCATTACTGGATGTTGTTCACGGTCAACCTCGCAACTCTCGGGCTCGCTGTACACCTGAGCTGGAATTACCAAGCCTTGCACAACGCCCAAACAACACAAGAATCCATCACAATCAATGTGATGAATGCACACATATTTTCGGAGAAGATCGTGGTTTTTATCCTTCCTCTGCTGGCACTTCGAGGCATTAACCTCGCTCATCTCTGGCGCCATTTTCGACGCGCCTTGTCGTCGCTGCGCCAGTCAgaatatgatttatgcatagATGGCATGATACGACATTTGGAAGATTTAAAGTGCTTTGGGGATTGCTGCGGGGGCGCGGGCAATTTCAATACCCTCCTAACATTGGCTATTTGGTATTATGGCATGAAGATTGGATCACAAGACTGGAAATATTATGATTTCCTCGGCACGTCTGAAATCGGCTTAAATACGCCAAATCCCTAA
- the LOC121431273 gene encoding uncharacterized protein LOC121431273 gives MIDAAIKIALGSLVEHRHGLWEFESTLVSFLFLVFVAFCAFLFLMRRSFENEMEVDLAFIVKHKKRLDFCRGRLSETYRDFQIFNYVIHYWMLFTVNLATLGLAVHLSWNYQALHNAQTTQESITINVMNAHIFSEKIVVFILPLLALRGINLVHLWRHFRRALSSLRQSEYDLCIDGMIRHLEDLKCFGDCCGGAGNFNTLLTLAIWYYGLKIGSQDWKYYDFLGTSEIGLNTPKP, from the exons ATGATCGATGCCGCCATCAAGATCGCACTCGGTTCCCTCGTCGAACACCGTCATGGACTCTGGGAATTCGAATCGACGCTCGTGTCTTTCTTATTCCTCGTTTTTGTCGCTTTCTGTGCCTTTCTGTTCCTCATGAGGAGATCATTTGAAAACGAGATGGAGGTCGACCTCGCTTTTATCgtcaaacataagaaaag GTTGGATTTTTGCCGAGGGCGTCTATCCGAAACCTATCGCGACTTCCAAATCTTCAACTACGTCATTCATTACTGGATGTTGTTCACGGTCAACCTCGCAACTCTCGGGCTCGCTGTACACCTGAGCTGGAATTACCAAGCCTTGCACAACGCCCAAACAACACAAGAATCCATCACCATCAATGTGATGAATGCACACATATTTTCGGAGAAGATCGTGGTTTTTATCCTTCCTCTGCTGGCACTTCGTGGCATTAACCTCGTTCATCTCTGGCGCCATTTTCGACGCGCCTTGTCGTCGCTGCGCCAGTCAgaatatgatttatgcatagATGGCATGATACGACATTTGGAAGATTTAAAGTGCTTTGGGGATTGCTGCGGGGGCGCGGGCAATTTCAATACCCTCCTAACATTGGCTATTTGGTATTATGGCTTGAAGATTGGATCACAAGACTGGAAATATTATGATTTCCTCGGCACGTCTGAAATCGGCTTAAATACGCCAAAGCCCTAA
- the LOC121418562 gene encoding viral IAP-associated factor homolog: MQDPNEDTQWNDVLRAKGIIPEKEATVTEDQIEDLLDQAIKHKTGVGAEEKALEDMTLDELDELEDEEEERILQQYRQQRLAEIKRIQDKAIYGTVKDISAPDYVQEVNKAGEGVWVVLHLYKVGIPLCALINQHLTQLADKFRATKFLRSISTTCIPNYPDKNLPTIFVYYEGEMKTQFVGPLEFGGMNLTIEELEWKLAETGAMKTDMKEPPKPQLRNTLTVFSGRGQNVDDSDDDDY, from the exons GATCCAAATGAGGATACACAATGGAATGATGTCTTGCGAGCCAAAGGTATCATTCCGGAGAAAGAAGCAACGGTGACAGAGGATCAGATAGAGGACTTGTTAGACCAAGCTATCAAGCACAAGACCGGAGTTGGTGCTGAAG AGAAAGCATTAGAGGACATGACATTAGATGAACTGGATGAATTAGAAGATGAGGAGGAAGAGAGGATACTTCAACAATACAG GCAACAGAGATTAGCAGAGATCAAGAGGATACAAGACAAAGCAATTTATGGCACAGTCAAGGACATTTCTGCTCCGGATTATGTACAAGAGGTTAACAAAGCTGGTGAAGGCGTATGGGTTGTGTTACATCTATACAAAGTAGG TATTCCTTTGTGCGCACTCATCAACCAACATCTCACGCAGTTGGCGGACAAATTCAGGGCCACCAAGTTTCTTAGGAGTATATCCACAACATGTATACCCAACTACCCAGACAAGAACCTGCCTACAATATTTGTGTACTATGAAGGAGAGATGAAAACGCAGTTCGTGGGTCCATTGGAGTTTGGAGGGATGAACTTAACGATAGAAG AGCTGGAGTGGAAGTTAGCTGAAACGGGAGCTATGAAAACAGACATGAAGGAGCCTCCTAAGCCTCAGCTCAGGAACACCCTCACCGTCTTCTCAGGGCGAGGCCAGAATGTTGATGATTCCGATGACGACGACTACTGA